The Stratiformator vulcanicus genome has a segment encoding these proteins:
- a CDS encoding 3-isopropylmalate dehydratase small subunit, giving the protein MSDSSITSITGTAIPLLLDDIDTDRIIPARYLRCVTFDGLGEHAFRDDRESRDDHPFDHPHHADAEVLIAGRNFGCGSSREHAPQSLMHWGIDVIVAESFAEIFFGNCTSLGIPCVTAARADLKKLEEFAKASPKTEFTVDLETLTVKAGDIEVSCHMPDGPRKALMTGQYDALGQLLETADDIEETAQTLPYMTNFAHPTVS; this is encoded by the coding sequence ATGAGCGATTCCTCCATTACCTCGATCACCGGCACCGCGATTCCGCTGTTGCTGGATGATATCGATACCGACCGGATCATCCCGGCGCGGTACCTCCGCTGCGTTACGTTCGACGGGCTCGGCGAGCATGCGTTTCGGGACGACCGGGAGTCGCGGGATGATCATCCGTTCGATCATCCGCACCATGCGGACGCCGAAGTGCTCATCGCCGGTCGCAATTTCGGATGCGGCTCGTCGCGTGAGCACGCCCCGCAGTCGCTGATGCACTGGGGGATCGACGTGATCGTGGCGGAGTCGTTCGCCGAGATTTTCTTCGGCAACTGCACGTCGCTCGGCATTCCCTGCGTGACCGCAGCGCGGGCGGACCTTAAGAAGCTGGAAGAATTCGCGAAGGCTTCTCCGAAGACCGAGTTCACCGTCGACCTTGAAACACTGACCGTCAAGGCGGGAGACATCGAAGTCTCCTGCCACATGCCCGATGGCCCACGCAAAGCGCTCATGACCGGCCAGTACGATGCCCTCGGCCAGCTCCTCGAGACAGCCGACGACATTGAAGAGACGGCGCAGACGCTGCCTTACATGACTAACTTCGCTCATCCGACGGTTTCCTAG
- the surE gene encoding 5'/3'-nucleotidase SurE, protein MKFLLTNDDGYDAPGLALLRRAAEQFGAVTSVAPLEHHSGCGHRVTTDRELSLVDRGSGDFSLDGTPADCVRIGLSHVASDAEWVLAGLNDGGNLGVDTYISGTVAAAREAVLMGRPAIAFSRFKRGRSNEWERLNDFLPGVLERLRDRPLPSGHLWNVNFPDLEDLSSETRMVDCHLEPAHLPIDFTRKGDAFRYRGVYSERPQTPGSDVAVCFAGNIAVSLIPVLAAPMSTPGHEAKFEPGKQS, encoded by the coding sequence ATGAAGTTCCTGCTGACAAATGATGACGGCTACGATGCCCCCGGTCTGGCTCTACTGCGTAGAGCGGCTGAGCAATTCGGGGCGGTCACGTCGGTCGCGCCACTGGAACATCATTCCGGCTGCGGGCATCGGGTGACGACCGATCGGGAATTATCGCTCGTCGATCGCGGCTCGGGTGACTTCTCCCTCGACGGGACACCGGCCGACTGTGTTCGGATCGGGTTGTCGCACGTGGCCTCCGATGCCGAATGGGTGCTGGCCGGCCTGAACGATGGCGGCAATCTCGGAGTCGATACTTATATTTCCGGAACGGTCGCCGCCGCCCGCGAAGCCGTGTTGATGGGTCGTCCGGCCATTGCGTTTTCTCGCTTCAAACGCGGACGAAGCAACGAATGGGAGCGATTGAACGATTTTCTGCCCGGCGTACTTGAGCGACTGAGAGATCGGCCGTTGCCTTCCGGCCATCTTTGGAACGTGAATTTCCCCGATCTGGAGGACCTCAGTTCCGAAACCCGGATGGTCGACTGCCATTTAGAGCCGGCGCATCTTCCCATCGATTTCACCCGCAAAGGCGACGCCTTCCGGTATCGCGGAGTCTATTCGGAACGACCGCAGACACCGGGTAGCGATGTGGCGGTCTGTTTCGCCGGGAACATCGCGGTTTCGCTGATTCCGGTATTGGCTGCCCCGATGTCGACTCCCGGACATGAGGCAAAATTCGAACCGGGTAAGCAGAGCTAG
- a CDS encoding retropepsin-like aspartic protease, protein MFETEKFELPVRVNEIGRVVVPAIFENLDDLLSVRHGTMDEQDIRRMKISEALVDTGASRISVPIEFIERLGLKRHKEVSLRTANGWRKTGMYELVKVSVFDRETFSEVIELPSGSPVLIGQLPLQSMDWVIDMKNECLRGNPEHGGEWMDEVW, encoded by the coding sequence ATGTTTGAAACCGAAAAATTTGAACTCCCCGTGCGAGTCAACGAGATAGGGCGCGTTGTTGTGCCGGCAATATTCGAAAACCTCGACGATTTACTTTCCGTTCGCCATGGAACCATGGACGAGCAAGACATCAGGCGGATGAAAATTTCTGAGGCGCTTGTTGATACGGGAGCGTCGCGAATTTCAGTGCCGATCGAATTTATTGAACGACTTGGCCTTAAGCGTCACAAGGAAGTGTCGCTACGAACTGCTAACGGTTGGAGAAAAACGGGGATGTACGAACTCGTGAAGGTCAGCGTTTTCGATCGAGAAACGTTCTCCGAAGTCATTGAACTCCCTTCCGGTTCACCCGTCCTGATCGGTCAGTTGCCGCTGCAGTCGATGGACTGGGTGATCGACATGAAAAATGAGTGCCTTCGTGGCAATCCGGAACACGGCGGGGAGTGGATGGATGAAGTTTGGTAA
- the leuC gene encoding 3-isopropylmalate dehydratase large subunit, whose product MSDRRNLFNKVWDLHAVHELPSGQTQLFIGLHLIHEVTSPQAFGMLRQRDLTVKYPDRTIATVDHIVPTENQARPFFDSLAEEMMVAIEKNCDEFGVRLLDIDSGDQGIVHVVGPEQGLTQPGMTVACGDSHTSTHGAFGAIAFGIGTSQVAQVLATQTLPMNRPKVRRIEVNGELRPGVFAKDVILHIIRRLGVQGGVGYAYEYAGEVFDAMTMEERMTVCNMSIEGGARCGYVNPDEKTVEYIRGRKFAPQGDDFEVAASWWTSLASPPDAEFDDVVTFDAADIEPTVTWGITPAQSVGVKESVPALDDVPDDDRTVVAEAIEFMGFEQGQPIAGTPIDVAFIGSCTNGRISDLRQAAEIVKGRKVTDGIRAIVVPGSQKVREVAMAEGLDKIFEEAGFEWREAGCSMCLAMNPDKLKHREVCASSSNRNFKGRQGHPTGRTLLMSPAMVAAAAIEGKVTDVRELMEMAEV is encoded by the coding sequence ATGTCCGACCGACGCAATCTGTTCAACAAAGTTTGGGACCTGCACGCCGTTCACGAGTTGCCGAGCGGGCAGACGCAGTTGTTTATCGGCCTGCACCTGATCCACGAGGTGACCAGCCCGCAGGCGTTCGGCATGCTTCGCCAGCGCGATCTGACGGTGAAGTATCCCGACCGCACCATCGCGACGGTCGACCATATCGTGCCGACGGAGAATCAGGCCCGGCCCTTCTTCGACTCACTCGCCGAGGAGATGATGGTCGCGATCGAGAAGAACTGCGACGAGTTCGGCGTCCGGTTGCTCGACATCGACAGCGGCGATCAAGGCATCGTGCATGTCGTGGGGCCGGAGCAGGGGCTGACGCAGCCGGGCATGACGGTCGCGTGCGGTGACAGTCACACGAGTACGCACGGGGCGTTCGGGGCGATCGCCTTCGGCATCGGCACCAGTCAGGTCGCGCAGGTCCTCGCGACGCAAACGCTGCCGATGAATCGGCCGAAGGTCCGGCGGATCGAAGTCAACGGCGAACTTCGCCCCGGGGTGTTCGCCAAAGACGTGATCCTGCACATCATCCGCAGGCTCGGCGTGCAGGGGGGCGTCGGTTACGCCTACGAATACGCCGGCGAGGTCTTCGACGCGATGACGATGGAAGAGCGGATGACGGTCTGCAATATGAGCATCGAAGGCGGGGCCCGTTGCGGCTACGTCAATCCGGATGAGAAGACGGTCGAATACATCCGCGGACGGAAGTTCGCTCCGCAGGGGGATGACTTCGAGGTTGCCGCGAGTTGGTGGACGAGTCTCGCCTCGCCCCCCGATGCGGAGTTCGACGACGTCGTGACCTTCGATGCGGCCGACATCGAACCGACCGTCACTTGGGGTATTACGCCGGCCCAGTCGGTCGGGGTGAAAGAATCGGTCCCGGCTCTTGATGACGTCCCGGACGATGATCGCACCGTGGTTGCCGAGGCCATTGAATTCATGGGCTTCGAGCAGGGACAACCGATCGCGGGGACGCCGATCGACGTCGCCTTCATCGGTTCTTGCACGAATGGGCGGATCAGCGATCTCCGGCAGGCCGCGGAGATCGTGAAGGGACGCAAAGTGACGGATGGCATTCGGGCGATCGTGGTCCCCGGATCGCAAAAGGTCCGCGAAGTCGCGATGGCCGAAGGGCTCGACAAGATCTTCGAAGAGGCCGGCTTCGAATGGCGGGAAGCGGGTTGTTCGATGTGCTTGGCGATGAACCCCGACAAGCTGAAGCATCGCGAGGTTTGCGCTTCTTCGAGCAACCGCAACTTCAAAGGTCGTCAGGGCCATCCCACCGGCCGCACCCTGCTGATGAGCCCCGCCATGGTCGCCGCCGCGGCAATCGAAGGGAAAGTGACCGACGTGCGTGAGCTGATGGAGATGGCGGAGGTTTGA